Proteins found in one Plasmodium gaboni strain SY75 chromosome 13, whole genome shotgun sequence genomic segment:
- a CDS encoding hypothetical protein (conserved Plasmodium protein, unknown function), translating into MSNQGDFNTYIYIPVKCNESVKKRCELCFNVLFKLIEKQQEECHKKSKEKNLLCNNDINKGEIHKHIYYQLDKLNEHIEENNIEKDFKEPLHITISGSLNLKRYMIPSFINKIKEEFKNQNSFYLFFRNKVDLYKSQKYTKYFCSYTVKEDQKELYLNTLREKINKILNEFDLKDTHLNRIYHLSLAYTNINLDVLLEKKNKCIEEETFYWPNINELILNNDIKENILDDLYIYVNCIHIRIGYKLYKIPFKSFDDNLNVSDSYDSYMSSTDE; encoded by the exons TAAAATGTAATGAGAGTGTCAAGAAAAGGTGCGAATTATGTTTTAACGTATTGTTCAAATTGATAGAAAAGCAACAAGAGGAATGCCATAAAAAGTCAAAAGAAAAGaatttattatgtaataatgatataaataaaggGGAAATACacaaacatatatattatcaactagataaattaaatgaacatattgaagaaaataatattgaaaaagATTTCAAAGAACCTTTGCATATTACTATATCAGGCTCGCTTAATTTGAAAAGATATATGATTCcttcatttattaataaaataaaagaggaatttaaaaatcaaaacag cttttatttgttttttcgAAATAAAGTAGACCTGTATAAAAGTCAAAAGTACACAAAATACTTTTGTTCTTATACCGTTAAAGAAGATcaaaaagaattatatttaaatacattaagagaaaaaataaataagatattaaatgaatttGATCTTAAGGATACACATTTAAATAGGATATATCATTTATCATTAGCTTATACTAATATAAATTTGGATGTACTCttagaaaaaaagaataaatgTATTGAAGAAGAAACCTTTTACTGGCCgaatataaatgaattaatattaaacaACGATATTAAAGAAAACATCTTGGATgacttatatatatatgttaattGTATTCACATACGTATTGgatataaattatataaaattcCATTCAAATCTTTTGATGATAATTTGAATGTATCAGATTCATATGATTCATATATGAGTAGCACAGatgaataa